One genomic region from Planktothrix serta PCC 8927 encodes:
- a CDS encoding type II toxin-antitoxin system RelE/ParE family toxin: MEISFSSSFKRAFKKRIKGNTDLEEKFWQKLEQFTVDPYDPSLKTHKLSGKLKEFWSFSVDYEERVLFYFTEDEKAVFVDIGSHDEVY, translated from the coding sequence ATGGAAATCAGTTTCAGTTCTTCGTTTAAACGTGCCTTTAAAAAGCGGATAAAAGGCAATACCGATTTAGAGGAAAAGTTTTGGCAAAAATTAGAACAGTTCACTGTAGATCCTTACGATCCGAGTTTGAAAACTCACAAACTATCGGGCAAGCTTAAGGAATTTTGGAGTTTTAGTGTAGATTATGAGGAGAGAGTATTGTTCTATTTTACTGAAGATGAAAAAGCTGTGTTTGTAGATATTGGCAGCCATGATGAGGTGTATTAA
- a CDS encoding peroxiredoxin, with the protein MPLAVGTDAPNFTVKDTNGNTVSLSDFAGKTVVMYFYPKDDTPGCTKQAGSFRDNYTTYQGKDIVVLGVSTDDEASHQQFTEKYNLPFPLLADTDKVITTAYDVDGGGYAKRVTYVIDGNGKIIHVDTAVNTANHAQDILAVLGA; encoded by the coding sequence ATGCCTTTAGCAGTTGGGACAGATGCCCCTAACTTTACCGTCAAAGACACCAATGGAAATACCGTGTCTTTGTCTGACTTTGCAGGCAAAACCGTTGTCATGTATTTCTACCCTAAAGATGATACCCCCGGTTGCACCAAACAAGCTGGTAGTTTCCGCGATAACTATACAACTTATCAAGGAAAAGATATTGTTGTGTTAGGGGTCAGCACCGATGATGAAGCCTCCCACCAACAATTTACTGAGAAATATAATTTACCCTTCCCTTTATTAGCCGATACTGACAAAGTGATTACCACAGCCTATGATGTAGATGGTGGTGGCTATGCTAAACGGGTGACTTATGTAATTGATGGCAACGGTAAAATTATTCACGTTGATACAGCCGTCAATACTGCAAACCATGCCCAAGATATTTTAGCAGTTCTGGGCGCTTAA